From Bos taurus isolate L1 Dominette 01449 registration number 42190680 breed Hereford chromosome 29, ARS-UCD2.0, whole genome shotgun sequence, a single genomic window includes:
- the MRPL21 gene encoding large ribosomal subunit protein bL21m precursor (The RefSeq protein has 2 substitutions compared to this genomic sequence) — MAAAVAARALPVTFGRLAFACSRSVLRASGPGAASQWSASRRFSSQSASSPQGYVPKTSLSSPPWPEVVLPDPAEEARHHAEVVEKVNELIAGGQYGRLFAVVHFASHQWKVTSEDLILIENKLDIACGERIRMEKVLLVGADDFTLLGRPLLGKDLVRVEATVIEKTESWPRVNMRFQKRKNYKRKRIIVNPQTVLRINTIEIAPRLC, encoded by the exons ATGGCGGCGGCCGTGGCGGCCAGGGCCCTGCCGGTCACCTTCGGGCGGCTGGCGTTTGCATGCAGCCGCAGCGTCCTGAGAGCGTCGGgacccggagccg CTTCCCTGTGGTCCGCTTCTCGGAGGTTCAGTTCGCAGAGCGCTTCATCTCCACAAGG ATACGTTCCTAAAACCTCACTGAGTTCACCACCTTGGCCAGAAGTTGTGCTGCCAGACCCTGCAGAGGAGGCCAGACACCACGCAG AGGTCGTGGAGAAGGTGAACGAGCTCATTGCCGGGGGCCAATACGGCAGGCTCTTCGCCGTGGTGCACTTTGCCAGCCACCAGTGGAAAGTCACCTCTGAAGACCTGATTCTAATTGAGAACAAGTTAGACATTGCCTGCGGAGAGCGGATTCGGCTGGAGAAG GTCCTGCTGGTTGGGGCCGACGACTTCACTCTCCTCGGCAGACCCCTGCTTGG AAAGGACCTTGTTCGAGTAGAAGCCACGGTCATCGAGAAGACAGAATCGTGGCCGAGAGTCAACATGagatttcagaaaaggaaaaactacaaaagaaagagaa tcaTCGTGAACCCGCAGACCGTCCTCCGGATAAACACCATCGAGATTGCTCCCCGTCTGTGTTGA
- the MRPL21 gene encoding large ribosomal subunit protein bL21m isoform X1, whose product MQPQRPESVGTRSRYVPKTSLSSPPWPEVVLPDPAEEARHHAEVVEKVNELIAGGQYGRLFAVVHFASHQWKVTSEDLILIENKLDIACGERIRLEKVLLVGADDFTLLGRPLLGKDLVRVEATVIEKTESWPRVNMRFQKRKNYKRKRIIVNPQTVLRINTIEIAPRLC is encoded by the exons ATGCAGCCGCAGCGTCCTGAGAGCGTCGGgacccggagccg ATACGTTCCTAAAACCTCACTGAGTTCACCACCTTGGCCAGAAGTTGTGCTGCCAGACCCTGCAGAGGAGGCCAGACACCACGCAG AGGTCGTGGAGAAGGTGAACGAGCTCATTGCCGGGGGCCAATACGGCAGGCTCTTCGCCGTGGTGCACTTTGCCAGCCACCAGTGGAAAGTCACCTCTGAAGACCTGATTCTAATTGAGAACAAGTTAGACATTGCCTGCGGAGAGCGGATTCGGCTGGAGAAG GTCCTGCTGGTTGGGGCCGACGACTTCACTCTCCTCGGCAGACCCCTGCTTGG AAAGGACCTTGTTCGAGTAGAAGCCACGGTCATCGAGAAGACAGAATCGTGGCCGAGAGTCAACATGagatttcagaaaaggaaaaactacaaaagaaagagaa tcaTCGTGAACCCGCAGACCGTCCTCCGGATAAACACCATCGAGATTGCTCCCCGTCTGTGTTGA